From the genome of Azospirillum brasilense, one region includes:
- a CDS encoding polyhydroxyalkanoate depolymerase — protein MLYHLYDLQHAALRPMRLLAEATQHTFQNPFSPVSYTRAGRAMAAGAELLERTTRRFPKPEFGLKTTVVNGETVAITERIAHRKPFCNLLHFAKPEGTPAQPRVLLVAPMSGHHATLLRGTVAALLADHDVFITDWIDARLVPLARGRFDLDDYIDTVTEQIRFLGPQTHVIAVCQPVVPVLAAVSLMAAGDEAVQPRSMTLMGGPIDPMANPTVPVKLAATHPLSWFERNVVTTVPAYYPGGFRQVYPGFVQLSGFMSMNLDRHIGEHVGLFRHLVRGDGDSAEQHRRFYDEYLSVMDLSAEFYLQTIETVFQKHSLANGTMESRGRKVEPAAIRRTAVMTVEGELDDISAPGQTESAHRLCASLPDDMRARHFQKGVGHYGIFNGRRWRESIMPAVREFIRKHD, from the coding sequence TTGCTTTACCATCTCTACGATCTGCAGCACGCCGCCCTGCGCCCGATGCGCCTCCTGGCCGAAGCGACCCAGCACACCTTCCAGAACCCGTTCAGCCCGGTTTCCTACACCCGCGCCGGTCGCGCCATGGCCGCCGGCGCGGAACTGCTGGAGCGCACCACCCGCCGCTTCCCAAAGCCGGAGTTCGGCCTGAAGACGACAGTGGTGAACGGCGAGACGGTGGCCATCACCGAGCGCATCGCCCACCGCAAGCCCTTCTGCAACCTGCTGCACTTCGCCAAGCCGGAGGGCACCCCGGCGCAGCCGCGCGTCCTGCTGGTCGCCCCGATGTCGGGCCACCACGCGACGCTGCTGCGCGGCACGGTGGCGGCGCTGCTGGCCGACCACGACGTCTTCATCACCGACTGGATCGACGCCCGGCTGGTGCCGCTGGCGCGCGGCCGGTTCGACCTGGACGACTACATCGACACGGTGACGGAGCAGATCCGTTTCCTGGGGCCGCAGACCCACGTCATCGCGGTGTGCCAACCGGTGGTGCCGGTGCTGGCCGCCGTGTCGCTGATGGCGGCGGGCGACGAGGCGGTGCAGCCGCGCTCGATGACGCTGATGGGCGGCCCGATCGACCCGATGGCCAACCCGACCGTGCCGGTGAAGCTGGCGGCCACCCACCCGCTGTCCTGGTTCGAGCGCAACGTCGTCACCACCGTCCCGGCCTATTATCCGGGCGGCTTCCGTCAGGTTTATCCGGGCTTCGTCCAGCTCTCCGGCTTCATGTCCATGAATTTGGACCGCCACATCGGGGAGCATGTCGGCCTGTTCCGCCACCTCGTCCGCGGCGACGGCGACTCCGCGGAGCAGCACCGCCGCTTCTACGACGAGTATCTGTCGGTCATGGACCTGTCGGCGGAATTCTACCTGCAGACCATTGAGACGGTGTTCCAGAAGCATTCGCTCGCCAACGGCACCATGGAGTCGCGCGGGCGCAAGGTGGAGCCGGCGGCGATCCGCCGGACCGCCGTGATGACGGTGGAGGGCGAACTGGACGACATCTCCGCCCCCGGCCAGACCGAGTCGGCGCACCGCCTCTGCGCCTCGCTGCCCGACGACATGCGCGCCCGCCATTTCCAGAAGGGCGTCGGCCACTACGGCATCTTCAACGGCCGGCGCTGGCGCGAGAGCATCATGCCGGCGGTGCGGGAGTTCATCCGCAAGCACGATTGA
- a CDS encoding endonuclease/exonuclease/phosphatase family protein, translated as MIRFSRERVQRIASALRAARVRRPKRRVDSRSGPVPEGMAPLRVATWNIHSCVGLDARFAPDRIAEVIKELDVDLVGLQEVGWHHRGESGLDQFAFLERATGLKAHAGPTKHNAHAHYGNAILTRLPVLKCEPIDLSVGRREPRGGIDVIVEVEGRPVRIIVAHLGLDPWERARQVGAIVDRLEEQPALPTLFMGDLNEWAPNSPRLRKLAEAFPDWASPRSFHARMPTLRLDRIYVNNGLTIPSYEVVRTVLTRRASDHLPVRATVAVP; from the coding sequence GTGATCCGATTCAGCCGAGAGCGTGTGCAGCGGATCGCCTCCGCGCTGCGCGCCGCCCGCGTCCGCCGCCCGAAGCGCCGCGTCGACAGCCGCAGCGGCCCGGTGCCGGAGGGCATGGCGCCGCTGCGCGTGGCGACCTGGAACATCCACAGCTGCGTCGGGCTGGACGCGCGCTTCGCGCCGGACCGCATTGCCGAGGTCATCAAGGAGCTGGACGTCGATCTGGTCGGGCTCCAGGAGGTCGGCTGGCACCACCGCGGGGAATCCGGGCTGGACCAGTTCGCCTTCCTGGAACGGGCCACCGGCCTGAAAGCCCACGCCGGCCCGACCAAGCACAACGCCCACGCCCATTACGGCAACGCCATCCTGACCCGGCTGCCGGTCCTGAAATGCGAGCCCATCGACCTCAGCGTCGGCCGGCGGGAACCGCGCGGCGGCATCGACGTGATCGTCGAGGTGGAGGGGCGCCCGGTGCGCATCATCGTCGCCCATCTCGGCCTCGACCCCTGGGAGCGGGCGCGGCAGGTCGGCGCCATCGTCGACCGGCTGGAGGAACAGCCGGCCCTGCCGACCCTGTTCATGGGCGACCTCAACGAATGGGCGCCGAACTCCCCCCGGCTGCGCAAGCTGGCCGAGGCCTTCCCCGACTGGGCCAGCCCGCGCAGCTTCCACGCGCGGATGCCGACGCTGCGGCTCGACCGCATCTACGTGAACAACGGGCTGACCATCCCGTCCTACGAGGTGGTGCGCACGGTGCTGACGCGCCGCGCGTCCGACCATCTGCCGGTGCGCGCCACCGTGGCGGTGCCATAA
- a CDS encoding VTT domain-containing protein: MPIPAGTPVQPRPMPDQPSLPTPPDPTLTGAPAAALSGVLSSAAADPLLVPGRTCWRVERAERVGVVVDAEDYFAVAKAAMRQARRSIYLTAWDFDARIRLTPQARHPRRPDKLGNLLNWLAATRPDLTIHVLKWDFAELFDLARWSQPLFLRGWLSHPRLQYRLDGDHPAGACHHQKMLVIDDRLAFCGGLDITANRWDTRAHRADEPLRRQPDGTPYEPFHDVMMAVDGDAARALGDLFRERWRRATGCVLSPPVMDVLGGGGGLSDGKRPRRLRLKARRAGPDSPDPWPQQLVPLLKGMPIGIARTEPHYNGRAEVREVEALYTAAIAAAERFIYMESQYFASVAVAEALKARLAEPDGPEVVVVNSARTSSWLENTVMLGARARLVKELREADRHGRFRFYIARTESAKTGSVGITIHAKVMVVDDRLLRIGSANLNNRSMGLDTECDLALEAPHGRVEGREARRAIAGVRDDLIAEHLGVAPESVTAELRRSGSLIRTVETLRRPGGRTLEPLEDADPGLLAAAVADSMLFDPERPVGAADIVWRVLPSRIPRRHHWLALAIILAVVGGVWGLWNHTPLRDWATLDAVLGAFERLRQSAFGPLWLILLYVAGGFVLFPVLLLIAATAIALGPWVGFPTALAGVLASAAALFWVGRLAGRRPIERYGGAVVRRASDALGERGVLAMAALRVVPVAPFTVVNLVAGASRIRFPDYLFGTILGMAPGILVFNLLGHQLERVLTEPTPTDMVLLGLAAVTALGFGWAGNRLVRALGARQPTTGPTTGPTTGPTTGETAKGDQQR, from the coding sequence ATGCCGATCCCCGCAGGAACCCCGGTCCAGCCGCGTCCCATGCCCGACCAGCCGTCCCTCCCCACGCCGCCGGACCCGACGCTCACTGGGGCGCCCGCCGCGGCGCTCTCCGGGGTACTCTCCAGCGCGGCCGCGGACCCGCTGCTGGTGCCGGGCCGCACCTGCTGGCGGGTGGAGCGGGCGGAGCGGGTCGGGGTCGTCGTCGATGCCGAGGATTACTTCGCGGTCGCCAAGGCGGCGATGCGGCAGGCGCGTCGCAGCATCTACCTGACCGCCTGGGACTTCGACGCCCGCATCCGGCTGACCCCGCAGGCGCGCCACCCGCGCCGCCCCGACAAGCTGGGCAACCTGCTGAACTGGCTGGCCGCGACCCGCCCGGACCTGACCATCCATGTGCTGAAGTGGGACTTTGCGGAGCTGTTCGATCTGGCCCGCTGGTCGCAGCCGCTGTTCCTGCGCGGCTGGCTCAGCCATCCGCGCCTCCAGTACCGGCTGGACGGCGACCATCCCGCCGGGGCCTGCCACCATCAGAAGATGCTGGTGATCGACGACCGGCTGGCCTTCTGCGGCGGGCTGGACATCACCGCCAACCGCTGGGACACCCGCGCCCACCGCGCCGACGAGCCGCTGCGCCGCCAGCCGGACGGCACCCCCTACGAGCCCTTCCACGACGTGATGATGGCGGTGGACGGCGACGCCGCCCGCGCGCTGGGCGACCTGTTCCGCGAGCGCTGGCGCCGCGCCACCGGGTGCGTGCTGTCGCCGCCCGTCATGGACGTGCTTGGCGGCGGTGGCGGCCTTTCCGACGGCAAGCGCCCCCGGCGGCTGCGGCTGAAGGCGCGCCGGGCCGGGCCGGACAGCCCCGACCCCTGGCCGCAACAGCTCGTCCCGCTGCTCAAGGGCATGCCGATCGGCATCGCCCGCACCGAGCCCCACTACAACGGGCGCGCCGAGGTGCGGGAGGTCGAGGCGCTCTACACCGCCGCCATCGCCGCGGCCGAGCGCTTCATCTACATGGAAAGCCAGTATTTCGCCTCGGTCGCCGTGGCCGAGGCGCTGAAGGCGCGGCTGGCCGAGCCGGATGGGCCGGAGGTGGTCGTCGTCAACTCCGCCCGCACGTCGAGCTGGCTGGAGAACACCGTGATGCTCGGCGCCCGCGCCCGGCTGGTGAAGGAACTGCGCGAGGCCGACCGGCATGGGCGCTTCCGCTTCTACATCGCCAGGACGGAGAGCGCCAAAACCGGCAGCGTCGGCATCACCATCCACGCCAAGGTGATGGTGGTGGACGACCGGCTTCTGCGCATCGGGTCGGCCAACCTGAACAACCGGTCGATGGGGCTGGACACCGAATGCGACCTGGCGCTGGAGGCGCCGCACGGGCGCGTGGAGGGGCGTGAGGCCCGGCGGGCCATCGCCGGGGTGCGCGACGACCTGATCGCCGAGCATCTGGGGGTGGCACCGGAAAGCGTGACGGCCGAGTTGCGCCGCTCCGGCTCGCTCATCCGCACGGTGGAGACGCTGCGCCGGCCCGGCGGGCGGACGCTGGAGCCGCTGGAGGACGCCGATCCCGGCCTGCTGGCCGCCGCCGTCGCCGACTCCATGCTCTTCGACCCCGAACGTCCGGTGGGTGCTGCGGACATTGTGTGGCGCGTCCTGCCGTCGCGCATTCCGCGGCGCCACCACTGGCTGGCGCTGGCGATCATCCTGGCGGTGGTCGGCGGAGTCTGGGGATTGTGGAACCACACGCCGCTGCGCGACTGGGCGACGCTGGACGCCGTGCTGGGGGCGTTCGAGCGGTTGCGCCAATCGGCCTTCGGGCCGCTGTGGCTGATCCTGCTCTATGTCGCCGGGGGCTTCGTGCTGTTTCCGGTGCTGCTGCTGATCGCGGCGACGGCCATCGCGCTGGGGCCGTGGGTGGGCTTTCCGACCGCGCTGGCCGGGGTGCTGGCCTCCGCCGCGGCGCTGTTCTGGGTGGGCCGCCTCGCCGGCCGGCGCCCCATCGAGCGCTACGGCGGCGCGGTGGTGCGGCGGGCCAGCGACGCGCTGGGCGAGCGCGGCGTGCTGGCCATGGCGGCGCTGCGGGTGGTGCCGGTGGCGCCCTTCACCGTGGTGAACCTCGTCGCGGGGGCTTCCCGCATCCGGTTTCCCGACTATCTGTTCGGGACGATCCTGGGAATGGCGCCGGGAATTCTTGTCTTCAACCTGCTCGGGCACCAGCTTGAGCGTGTGTTGACGGAACCGACGCCCACCGACATGGTTCTTCTGGGTCTGGCGGCGGTGACGGCGCTGGGGTTCGGCTGGGCCGGCAATCGGCTGGTGCGGGCTCTGGGGGCGAGGCAGCCAACAACCGGGCCGACCACCGGGCCGACCACCGGGCCGACCACCGGAGAGACAGCGAAGGGAGACCAACAGCGGTGA
- a CDS encoding ABC transporter permease subunit, whose product MLRLVLRRVLAVVPALLGLALAAAVVAALAGPGWTQALGAVLGALPATLALVLPALALGTGLGALLGAMGGAGAVLGGVGPAMPGFLLAAVFAATLAKAPVLLGLAAIALPAAAQAATLAGRARAAAEDTVLLAARGRGMDGPALLWRLVLPLGLSAAMGGLRSAVAGTVTAAVAVESLFGRTGAGQLFIEAARAGDTGMAVAALAGLCGLAVLLGALGGALHGRIDPRVRMA is encoded by the coding sequence ATGCTGAGGCTCGTCCTGCGCCGGGTGCTGGCCGTGGTGCCGGCCCTGCTGGGCCTCGCGCTCGCCGCCGCCGTGGTGGCCGCGCTGGCGGGACCCGGCTGGACGCAGGCATTGGGCGCCGTGCTGGGCGCCCTGCCGGCGACGCTGGCGCTGGTCCTGCCGGCGCTGGCGCTGGGGACCGGGCTCGGCGCCCTGCTCGGTGCCATGGGCGGGGCGGGCGCCGTCCTTGGCGGGGTGGGACCGGCCATGCCGGGCTTTCTGCTGGCCGCGGTCTTCGCCGCCACGCTGGCGAAGGCGCCCGTCCTGCTGGGCCTCGCCGCCATCGCCCTGCCCGCCGCCGCCCAGGCCGCGACGCTCGCCGGCCGGGCGCGGGCCGCGGCGGAGGACACCGTTTTGCTGGCGGCGCGCGGACGCGGGATGGACGGCCCTGCCCTGCTGTGGCGGCTCGTCCTGCCGCTGGGGCTGTCGGCGGCGATGGGCGGCCTGCGCAGCGCCGTAGCCGGAACGGTGACCGCGGCCGTGGCGGTGGAAAGCCTGTTCGGCCGCACCGGTGCCGGACAACTGTTCATCGAGGCGGCGCGCGCCGGGGACACCGGCATGGCCGTCGCCGCGCTCGCCGGTCTGTGCGGCCTCGCCGTGCTGCTGGGCGCCCTGGGCGGCGCGCTGCACGGCCGGATCGACCCGCGGGTCCGGATGGCCTGA
- a CDS encoding ABC transporter permease subunit, with amino-acid sequence MHGPAGTDSRTDPHWRDGPWQKAGQRLTAHRPAAAGLAVLAALMLAVAAGLVVGGGPVGAALAAGHQSLTFALLAGLGGAALGLFWGAAAVTLGERAEQAMMAPAAALTGLPLALILPLAGGLLGPERGLVPMAVVTALIAAPAVAVIARDELRALLRREFLSAAQAAGIPNGRRLRRHILPNAVLPLAAAAWTALPRALMAESLASLLGLGLPAGVTGWGTAIGEAARAGDAAALAGPALLLALTLWALHGVDDGMRLAFSTASGGRR; translated from the coding sequence ATGCACGGACCTGCCGGCACCGACTCCCGCACCGATCCTCATTGGCGCGACGGCCCCTGGCAGAAGGCCGGGCAGCGGCTGACCGCGCATCGGCCCGCCGCCGCGGGGCTGGCCGTTCTCGCGGCGCTGATGCTGGCGGTCGCGGCGGGCCTCGTCGTCGGGGGCGGCCCGGTGGGGGCGGCGCTGGCCGCCGGGCACCAGAGCCTGACCTTCGCGTTGCTCGCCGGGCTGGGCGGGGCCGCGCTCGGCCTGTTCTGGGGAGCCGCTGCAGTGACTCTGGGCGAGCGGGCGGAGCAGGCGATGATGGCGCCCGCCGCCGCGCTGACCGGTCTGCCCCTGGCGCTGATCCTGCCGCTGGCCGGCGGATTGCTGGGGCCGGAGCGCGGGCTGGTGCCGATGGCCGTGGTGACCGCCCTGATCGCCGCCCCCGCGGTTGCCGTCATCGCGCGGGACGAGCTGCGCGCCCTGCTGCGGCGGGAGTTCCTGAGCGCCGCCCAGGCCGCAGGGATTCCCAACGGACGCCGGCTGCGCCGTCACATCCTGCCCAACGCCGTCCTGCCGCTCGCCGCGGCGGCCTGGACCGCCCTTCCCCGCGCCCTGATGGCGGAAAGCCTCGCCAGCCTGCTCGGCCTCGGCCTGCCGGCGGGGGTGACCGGCTGGGGAACCGCCATCGGCGAAGCGGCGCGGGCGGGCGACGCCGCGGCGCTGGCCGGGCCGGCGCTGCTGCTGGCGCTGACCTTGTGGGCGCTGCACGGGGTGGACGACGGGATGCGGCTGGCCTTCTCCACGGCCTCGGGAGGACGGCGGTGA
- a CDS encoding oligopeptide/dipeptide ABC transporter ATP-binding protein: MNRADDGASLRVEGLSLLTSRDILLDRLSFAVAAGEVLALSGGAGAGKTLLLRALAGLAPKGVTVLGDIQIRGRRILVTQDGALDPLRPLGAQFADLLARQSGMDERTALRRAAEALERFQVPAAARRLALHPHELGEAMRWRAALALAMAAQPALLLADAPAAALDPTQRVRLLSDLAAWTREAGTALLLAGRPQPDAMKTDPVPSGLADRRLILTQGRLEEPEEEPAPAPTPVEPAPSGPPILSVRDLRVAFPLGRSWRGEERWLTVVDGLSIALAEGETLALLGETGSGKSVLARAILRLVPPVGGQVSWLGTDLAAAPPEAMRRARRDLQILFPDPLAAFDPLMTIGAQLAETLETLRPTRSDANQAARLAEALEEVGLPTAVLDLHPGALRPADAARAGLARALLPEPRLLVCDEPAATLDGAERADFLALLRAIRHRRRLALLYATQDAAEGLRIARRALVLLLGRIVESADSAVLAAGARHPYSRALIAAAGLARPALHGDPPSPLRPPTGCPLRLRCPLAHDGCAQVPPTLEPVAPGHRVACHVAQDEAQDGAQAGGKAP; encoded by the coding sequence GTGAACAGAGCGGACGATGGCGCATCGCTGCGGGTGGAGGGTCTGTCCCTGCTGACCAGCCGCGACATCCTGCTCGACCGGCTGAGTTTCGCCGTCGCCGCAGGCGAGGTGTTGGCGCTGTCGGGCGGCGCCGGGGCGGGCAAGACGCTGCTGCTGCGCGCGCTGGCCGGTCTGGCCCCGAAGGGCGTCACAGTGCTGGGGGACATCCAGATCCGGGGGCGGCGCATCCTGGTCACCCAGGATGGCGCCCTGGACCCGCTTCGCCCGCTGGGCGCTCAGTTCGCGGACCTGCTGGCCCGCCAGTCCGGGATGGACGAGCGCACCGCCCTGCGCCGCGCCGCCGAGGCGCTGGAGCGCTTCCAGGTGCCCGCCGCCGCGCGCCGGCTGGCGCTCCACCCGCATGAACTGGGCGAGGCGATGCGCTGGCGGGCCGCGCTGGCGCTGGCCATGGCGGCGCAGCCGGCGCTGCTGCTCGCCGACGCCCCCGCCGCCGCGCTTGACCCCACCCAGCGCGTCCGCCTGCTGAGCGACCTCGCCGCCTGGACGCGGGAGGCCGGGACGGCGCTGCTGCTGGCCGGACGCCCGCAACCCGACGCAATGAAGACCGATCCGGTTCCTTCCGGTCTGGCCGACCGCCGGCTGATCCTGACCCAAGGGCGCCTGGAAGAACCGGAGGAGGAGCCCGCCCCCGCCCCGACCCCGGTGGAGCCGGCGCCCTCCGGCCCGCCCATCCTGTCGGTGCGCGACCTGCGCGTCGCCTTTCCGCTGGGGCGGAGCTGGCGCGGCGAGGAGCGCTGGCTGACCGTCGTGGACGGCCTGTCCATCGCGCTGGCCGAGGGCGAGACGTTGGCCCTGCTCGGCGAGACGGGCAGCGGCAAGTCGGTGCTGGCCCGCGCCATCCTGCGGCTGGTGCCGCCGGTCGGTGGTCAGGTGTCCTGGCTGGGGACCGACCTCGCCGCCGCCCCGCCGGAGGCGATGCGCCGGGCGCGGCGGGATCTGCAAATCCTCTTCCCCGATCCGCTGGCCGCCTTCGACCCGCTGATGACCATCGGCGCGCAACTCGCCGAGACGCTGGAGACGCTGCGGCCCACCCGGTCCGACGCCAACCAAGCGGCACGGCTGGCCGAGGCGCTGGAGGAGGTCGGGCTTCCCACGGCGGTCCTCGACCTCCATCCCGGCGCGCTCCGTCCGGCGGACGCGGCGCGCGCCGGGCTGGCCCGCGCCCTGCTGCCGGAGCCGCGCCTGCTGGTCTGCGACGAGCCGGCGGCGACGCTCGACGGGGCGGAGCGGGCGGACTTCCTGGCTCTGCTGCGGGCGATCCGCCACCGTCGCCGGCTGGCCCTGCTCTACGCCACCCAGGACGCGGCGGAAGGCTTGCGGATCGCGCGGCGGGCACTGGTGCTCCTGCTCGGCCGGATCGTCGAGTCGGCGGACAGCGCGGTTCTGGCGGCCGGAGCGCGCCACCCCTACAGCCGCGCGCTGATCGCGGCGGCCGGTCTGGCCCGCCCGGCGCTGCACGGCGACCCGCCGTCCCCCCTGCGCCCGCCGACCGGCTGCCCCCTGCGGCTGCGCTGCCCGCTTGCCCATGACGGCTGCGCCCAGGTCCCCCCGACGCTCGAACCCGTGGCGCCCGGCCACCGAGTCGCCTGCCACGTCGCGCAGGATGAGGCCCAAGACGGCGCCCAAGCTGGCGGAAAAGCGCCCTAA
- a CDS encoding mechanosensitive ion channel domain-containing protein: MLRARTRWTVPCIGALAVLLLLLAGFATPSLAAGPVPGAAMPAPAAAAPAESAASPDPTPEQMQAMITTLEDPAARARLVEQLKALVAAQRGVEQAKAEEAPAASTLPETIGASALSFLAERMDVLSRQLVQVGNVFKELPGAIEWANRQMVDPSARDRWVQIAIQLTMILTAGLAIGRFVGWLLARPRNALATRRGTTALVRLPLLLGRALLELAPIAAFIVVAYAILSVSEPGPRVRLVALAVINATVILQILLVAARILISPFAPSLRMVRMGDANALRLYRWVRRLAAVGVYGYFMAEGAYVLGLPLGAYGALLKLLGLAIAGMLITLILQNRRIVADWMHGNPLSGDGDPAATAERESEGQGAVLRSARRRFADVWHVLAIIYVVVTFGVWVLNVYGGFEYLARATGTTILVAVIARLLVNGINRGLRRGLRMVPDSQGALPPLKDRASLYLPFLHRVVKTVIWVGAAMMILYGWGFDTLAWTDTRLGQRILRSTVTIGLLLVGSVVAWEVVSAMIERFLASTDRNGTRIERSARVRTLLPLLRNAFLVVLVTMVSLITLSELGVNIAPLLAGAGVVGLAVGFGSQTLVKDIITGLFILFEDSISIGDVVDVGGGHSGVVEAISIRSIRLRDGSGAIHTVPFNSVSTVKNMSKDFSYALFEVRVAYREDPDRVIELLKEIGTDLQTDALFAPDIMAPLEVMGLDKFQPDSTQLITARFKTRPTRQWGVSREFNRRMRKRFEELGVEVPTGSMQLIVGGNHPDRALAEALSQGS; encoded by the coding sequence ATGCTTCGCGCACGCACCCGGTGGACGGTCCCTTGCATCGGCGCACTCGCCGTCCTTCTGCTGCTTCTCGCCGGCTTCGCCACGCCGTCGCTGGCCGCCGGCCCGGTTCCGGGAGCCGCCATGCCGGCCCCGGCCGCAGCGGCACCCGCGGAATCCGCCGCCTCGCCCGATCCGACGCCCGAGCAGATGCAGGCGATGATCACGACGCTGGAGGACCCGGCGGCCCGCGCCCGGCTGGTCGAGCAGCTGAAGGCACTGGTCGCCGCGCAGAGGGGGGTGGAGCAGGCCAAGGCCGAAGAGGCCCCGGCGGCCAGCACCCTGCCCGAGACCATCGGTGCCAGCGCCCTGTCCTTCCTGGCCGAGCGCATGGATGTGCTGAGCCGCCAGCTCGTCCAGGTCGGCAACGTGTTCAAGGAACTGCCCGGCGCCATCGAGTGGGCGAACCGGCAGATGGTCGACCCGTCGGCCCGCGACCGCTGGGTGCAGATCGCCATCCAGCTGACGATGATCCTGACCGCCGGTCTGGCGATCGGGCGCTTCGTCGGCTGGCTGCTCGCCCGCCCGCGCAACGCCCTGGCCACCCGCCGGGGCACCACGGCGCTGGTGCGCCTGCCGCTTCTGCTCGGCCGCGCGCTGCTGGAACTGGCCCCCATCGCCGCCTTCATCGTTGTCGCCTACGCCATCCTGTCGGTCAGCGAGCCGGGGCCGCGCGTCCGGCTGGTCGCGCTGGCCGTCATCAACGCCACCGTCATCCTGCAGATCCTGCTGGTTGCCGCCCGCATCCTGATCTCGCCCTTCGCGCCGTCCCTGCGGATGGTGCGGATGGGCGACGCCAACGCGCTGCGCCTCTACCGCTGGGTCCGCCGGCTGGCCGCGGTCGGCGTCTACGGCTATTTCATGGCGGAGGGCGCCTATGTGCTGGGTCTGCCGCTCGGTGCCTACGGCGCGCTGCTGAAGCTGCTCGGGCTGGCGATCGCCGGCATGCTGATCACGCTGATCCTGCAGAACCGCCGCATCGTCGCCGACTGGATGCACGGCAACCCGCTGTCCGGCGATGGCGACCCGGCGGCCACCGCGGAGCGCGAGTCGGAGGGCCAGGGCGCCGTCCTGCGCTCCGCCCGCCGCCGCTTCGCCGACGTCTGGCACGTTCTGGCGATCATCTATGTCGTGGTGACCTTCGGCGTCTGGGTGCTGAACGTCTATGGCGGGTTCGAGTATCTGGCCCGCGCCACCGGGACCACCATCCTGGTCGCGGTGATCGCCCGGCTGCTGGTCAACGGCATCAACCGGGGCCTGCGCCGGGGCCTGCGCATGGTTCCGGACAGCCAGGGCGCCCTGCCGCCGCTGAAGGACCGCGCCTCCCTCTACCTGCCCTTCCTGCACCGGGTGGTGAAGACGGTGATCTGGGTCGGTGCCGCGATGATGATCCTCTACGGCTGGGGCTTCGACACGCTGGCCTGGACGGACACGCGACTCGGCCAGCGCATCCTGCGCAGCACGGTCACCATCGGCCTTCTGCTGGTCGGCTCCGTCGTCGCCTGGGAGGTGGTCAGCGCGATGATCGAGCGCTTCCTCGCCTCCACCGACCGCAACGGCACGCGGATCGAACGCAGCGCGCGGGTGCGCACCCTGTTGCCGCTGCTGCGCAACGCCTTCCTGGTGGTGCTGGTGACCATGGTGTCGCTGATCACCCTGTCGGAGCTGGGCGTCAACATCGCGCCGCTGCTGGCCGGTGCCGGTGTGGTCGGTCTGGCCGTCGGTTTCGGGTCGCAGACCCTGGTCAAGGACATCATCACCGGCCTGTTCATCCTGTTCGAGGACAGCATCTCCATCGGCGACGTGGTGGATGTGGGCGGCGGCCATTCCGGCGTGGTCGAGGCCATCTCCATCCGCTCGATCCGGCTGCGCGACGGGTCGGGCGCCATCCACACGGTGCCCTTCAACTCGGTCAGCACTGTCAAGAACATGTCGAAGGACTTCTCCTACGCCCTGTTCGAGGTGCGGGTGGCCTACCGCGAGGACCCCGACCGCGTGATCGAGCTGCTGAAGGAGATCGGCACCGACCTGCAGACCGACGCGCTGTTCGCGCCCGACATCATGGCGCCGCTGGAGGTGATGGGCCTGGACAAGTTCCAGCCCGATTCGACCCAGCTGATTACCGCCCGCTTCAAGACCCGCCCGACCCGGCAGTGGGGCGTGTCGCGCGAGTTCAACCGCCGCATGAGGAAGCGCTTCGAGGAGCTGGGGGTGGAGGTGCCGACCGGCTCCATGCAGCTCATCGTCGGCGGGAACCACCCCGACCGTGCGCTGGCCGAGGCGCTCAGCCAAGGCTCTTGA